The following nucleotide sequence is from Apium graveolens cultivar Ventura chromosome 4, ASM990537v1, whole genome shotgun sequence.
CTGTTTACAGATTATGGTCTTGCTATTTTAGTGATCATATTCCAGTTTCTCGTATAGATATAATTCATCATAATTTAGTATTTCATATAATAATCTTATGTTTAGAAGTAAAAGGGAAAAACGTATGTTTGCTGCAACATAAGATTATACAATCAGAAAAAACAAATGGAACCTAAGTAAAGATAAAGATTTTGTGCAAAATAAGTGTTAAAAATATTTAAGCTTCGTACTGCAACATCTTGACACCTTGCAATCATTCAGCAGAAAgcaattcaaattaattaaagaACCAAAAAATGATAAATAAACGTATGAACAATTACCAAAGGATGACAAAAAGATCCATCACACATTCTACAAAGTTACTTAAAACAACACAAATGGAACCCAAGCGAACATACAGAGTTTGTGAAATATGAAGAGTAAAAAGAGATTTGAGCTTCAAGCTGCAACATCTTGAAACCCTTGCAATCATCTAGAAAAAAGCAGCCAGCAGACTTATTCAGAACTAAAAACTGAAACCTTCTCCTCCGTGAAACTCTTGAGCCGTATAAAACTTGGGACATAAACTTTTGCATGAAATGTGTCCATCCAAGGGCACTGCAGCCCATCCCGGAAAACATCGTTAACTGCTTCCAGTTCAGTTTTATATTCAAGATTATAATTGAACAGATGACCATCGGATAACAGTAAGATAGTCCTATCTGTCTTTCAAAAGGTTTAAAGGTCTAACAAAATATAGACCATATTCAGATTTAATGATAAATTCTTTAGTCCAGTTCTCCTTCATCGTCCAAATGACGACAAGATCAGAATCAGGTATGCCATCACATATACACAAGTAATCTCCTAGTGTTCCCAAGCTCCTGGAATTTCTTAAATCACCATAAACTCGAGGAGCAGAGTCAGTTAGTTGAAATgattccctctccaaatcaaaaGTATATACCATCTCTTTATTGGTGTGTTCTTCCTTAGCTAGCCAGTAAAGGTTCCCAGCAAAAAATGTACTACAAATACCAAAACCACCAACACTACCATTCTGAAGACCATTCACAAAAAAGGGGAGATGTCCTAAACTTCTCCACATGCCTGTTCCCAGCGTATAAATCTTGCATTCTGACTTGTTGCTACCCAGATACAAGGTTACGACCTTATACTGATTGCTGGCTTCAACAAACCCAAAGCCACGAGTTACAATTTCATACATCGATGATCTGACACAGTTGTCACCCGGAAGGATTATGTACTCTCGTGTAATTGGATTGCATATATTCAGTACATAATCATGATCTACTTTTACCTCATAAAAAATTAACCCATTAATTGAATCCAAAAACCAACATAGTCTAGACCTGAGGTCAAGTCTTTCCAGAGGGCAAGGGTCAATAAATTCATGATATTCAAGATTGTCGTCTAGTTCCCCCAGATTAAAGAGATCAGATCTCAGCTTTGTTCGATGACCTATAAGCCCTACGGGTGATCTTGATAGATGAAGACTAACGAAATAAGCCTCCGAAAGTAGAATGTGCCATCTTTTGCATACAGTTCTGCAATGCACTATTGTCTTGATGGGAAGTCTCGATAGAATGTCAGCCACAATCTCTGCCGGTAAATCCATACTGAGTGATTAGCTAGCCACTGCACTCCTTCACCAAACAGAATCATCCCGGACAACAAAATCAAATTACTTAACCAATATATTATACTTCTTaaaattcatctaatttaataaTTCTAAAGAAAACCCTATAAAATTGCATAAGCAAATAATTCCACGCATATCAAAGAGTAACGTCAGAAATCTACCCTAACTTTATTGAAAATCGAAACTTTACATAGCATTCCGAAATTCTGTTAACTAAATCACCCACGGAAGCGATTTTGATCAATGATGTATTGCAAATTATAACATAGCACAAGTGCATAGTGATGTGTTGCAGAATATTGATGATCATGCAGCTTTTGCTTAAGATTATTCAAAACGAATTTTAAATACAACTAGTACTCGCACATAGACAAATCATAGTAAATTACTATCAGATCTATTACGCAAATTATCATTTTTAAATCGGAATTCATAAATTTGTAATAGTCCTCGCACACAAACAAATCTTATAAGGATGTTATTTCAATGATTAATATCTGCATAATTGAAATAATTTACTTAGATCGAATacgaaaatttataaatttgcTTACCAGTCTTAAAGCCTTGGATGACGACTCGGAGGTGTTAATATAGACGGTGGGTTATGAATTTTTGCCCTATTTTCTAAGGAGAAAAAGGCGATATAAATAAATGGATAGAATTAGACTTGTTCTGTATATAGTTCAGGTTGTTCAAGACTCTAGGCAGTTAAAACTTAAAACAGAGATGCCATGTCGCGGAGGCAGGGATTGGAATTTGACAGGCCAATtccaatttttaaaattaaaattgaaacgGATCCGATTTTTTTTATCAAACTCGAATTTGAGCGAATTCGAACCTGAATCACTAAATTCAAACCCGAATCTATCAAATTTTGTTCAGATTCGGTTCAGGTTCGGATCTGTAGATCTCTATCAAATTACACCTAAATTTGCACAAATTTTAGTGAAAGATTACTTGGATCTGATTTGAGGGAAGTGCTCATAAATATAACGATATTGAAATTTTGGGTTCAATAAGAGAGTTTAGAGAAAAAGTATCTCTATGAATAAAATTGTTGGTGAAATAATAGAACAATCAGTAAGAAAAGAGTGAAAACAGGATCTACGATGCTGCTAAAGAAATACCTACACAAACAAAATTAGAAAATTGTTAAAAATTGTTAGCTCTGTGTTTTCCATTTGTCGTTCAAATTGTTGCACACATTTTTCAATGTATTTTTACCGGTTAGTTagaaatataattttattttatttttgaattaaaatataagttatttactttatttacaaaaaaaaatacaaattaaATTTTAACTATCCGGTCAAATCACTTTGAAATATATGCAAAAGTCACAAATAAAATAACAATTTGTCTAGTGTGTTCGCATGGGCATATACTAAAAAAGTATAATTGATGAGTTGtaaaaaatttattggtggagaTTTGTGTGAGTCCATCATTATTAATGAGTTATCCACCAATATTATTTTGTGTACACATTATCAAGCACTAACTCATAACTCATGTCCCCATCACTCATGTCCCCAGCGGCACACACACTAGAAAAAAGTCCATAAAATAAACAGCTGCTAGTCATAGTCATCCAATATATGTTCAACATTCATTGAAACTAGCTGCTAGTCATCTGTGTAAATCAATTTAAATTCTTTTGATTGGCACCAATCGTGATCTTTACTTGTAAACATACCAGTAACAAATCAGTTTACTTGGCACCAGAGCTTGAACAAAAGAGTATAGACAAGCCTTTGTTCAAACCAGGACAAAACACACATGGTGCGGTTGTATACAGAGATATTAACATACAACCTTACCTACATTAATCTTACAAACTGGATTTCAGAAGCAAAACTGCTTTCAAACATTACAACACTATTTAATGCTGCAGCTGCATACACATAATATAACACTACAAACCTGAATTTGTTCAACGAAGATGCATCCACGGATATACCACATCATCTTCGATACATTTGACAAAACACGACTAAAATTCAGGACTAAAATATTAATACCCGTTCGGACATGAAACTCTTGAGCCTGATAAAGCTAGGGACATAAACCATTACATTACATATGCTGAAGTCCTTGGTCCAGGATATGTCAAGTCGCTGCAATGTTTTACTCTCACGATGATAAGTGAACATGTGACCATTATGGACTACCATCAGGATCGACCCACCTGTCAATACTGTAAGTACATGAACTGTCTTGTACAGTTGTGTTTCAAAGTCATTTTCGATGACAATCTCTTTAGTCCAACACTCCTTCATTCCATAATCTTGTCTAACCCAAATGACAAACTCGCATTCAGACGTATTATCACATAGACACAAGCAACCACCTAGCACTCCCAAGCTCCTAAAAGCAGAATTCATGTTTTCATCAACTAAAGGAGCAGATGCAGCTAATTCTGAGAATTCTCTTTCTAAATCAAAAGTACAAACCAGGTCGCTAGTGATGTGATGCTGATCATGAGCTAACCAATGAAGATTACCATTAAGAAATACACCATTCTGACAACCACCAAGCCCAACGGGGACTTGTCCTAAACTTCTCCACATGCCTGTTCCAAGCGTATAAACCTCACAATCCGACTTGTACAAGTCTTGGTTTAAAGGATAACCACCTTGATAAAACCTTACGACCTTGTACTGGTTTCGGGctgcaataaaaccaaaaccatatGATACAGCAGGCAATGGTTTTCTGATGATCTTGTGTTCCGGAAGGAGTGTGTACTCACGCGTAACTGGATTGCATATATAAGTTTCATCTGAACCAGAATAATGCCATATACAAGTTAGCCCATTTATTGTACCACTTAAGTGCATCACACTATACCGGAAGCCAAGCCCAAACTTTATTTTCATCACAGGGTCATGGTAAATATTAAAGCTATCAGGCTTATCTTCGAGTTCCCCCAGTTTAAATATATTACATTTTGATAAGGAGCCTTCTTGATGAATTACAAGGCATGTGTGTGACCTTGACAAATGCAGATCCACGAAGTAAGGCTCCGAGAGTAGGCTACGCCATTTCTTGCACACACATTTGCTGTAAACTATAGTCTTAACGGGAGTCCTCGACAAAATATAAGCTAAAATTCCAGGAGGCAATGATTCAATTGAGGACGCCATCTCACATCATACCTTAGATAGACGAATTTCATTAGTATATATATCCTATGCATCCCAAAACTTGAAATATATCAAAAAATGACAAAGTTAATTTAATGCTACTTTTCCCCACTAGCTAGTTCTTGTTGGAACAAAAAATTGTGACAACATACAAAAACCACCCAACTCACCATCCAAAAATTCTTACAAATATACATGCGTTTATGAACACAAATTCATAATTACTCCTTTCTGACGGCCTAAATCCCTACAGAAAAAAATAAGATGAATTGAAAACATAGTAACATAAGTATTAGCTTCTTCTTAACACACATATAAGCAACAGTTCTTTTTAGTTAATTAGATAAGCAAATAAATTAGTGCCTTTTGGATCATGTGATTTCATTCCGATCAATGAAAATGGAAATGAGATTTCATACAAAAATGTATAAAAACTTTATTTTCATTCCCGTTAACCAGGTTGAAATCCCACTATCCATACGACCCTAAGATATCGTGGCTGTTTCAGTTCAAAACCATAATCACTacaaaattattataaaaaaaatacaattATCTAGTCTAGTGCTCTACTCTTCAATCAACATACAAGGTTTTCTGTAAACTATAAGCATAGAATATATTCTTTTCAATTCATTGAGTATTTATTGGTCCTTATTTGTGTGCATAGATATGATCCAAAGCTTTAAAGAACCAGAAAACATACATAAAAGAAATTAATCACGAATATATTTAACATTAACAATATGACAAATATGCAAAGACGTATCTCGTTTACCGTGACAGAAGAAACACTGAAAGCTGTCAGGTGCCGGTGATTGCTACCGGCCGCCGGCGAGGTTGAACAAAAAATGACCAATCGCTATGTTTCCAATATATAGAGTACTTGCAAATATAAATATCTggaataataaaatattattaacaTATTATGATTGATTGATTCATTACAAAATTTagtaattaatttaataaaattaaaaataataagatGACTATATTTTGATTAACATCATGTGTAGTGCCATTTTAATTAAGCATTTATTTGGGATTGAAATAATAGAGATGCTGTATTTTTTTTAAGTTTTGCATGCATCGGTAGACGTGTATAGCATGAGAACATAACACGTGGGTAGCCGAAACAAGACGTGGCATGGCTTTAC
It contains:
- the LOC141717598 gene encoding F-box/kelch-repeat protein At3g23880-like — protein: MDLPAEIVADILSRLPIKTIVHCRTVCKRWHILLSEAYFVSLHLSRSPVGLIGHRTKLRSDLFNLGELDDNLEYHEFIDPCPLERLDLRSRLCWFLDSINGLIFYEVKVDHDYVLNICNPITREYIILPGDNCVRSSMYEIVTRGFGFVEASNQYKVVTLYLGSNKSECKIYTLGTGMWRSLGHLPFFVNGLQNGSVGGFGICSTFFAGNLYWLAKEEHTNKEMVYTFDLERESFQLTDSAPRVYGDLRNSRSLGTLGDYLCICDGIPDSDLVVIWTMKENWTKEFIIKSEYGLYFVRPLNLLKDR
- the LOC141717600 gene encoding F-box protein At3g07870-like; translation: MASSIESLPPGILAYILSRTPVKTIVYSKCVCKKWRSLLSEPYFVDLHLSRSHTCLVIHQEGSLSKCNIFKLGELEDKPDSFNIYHDPVMKIKFGLGFRYSVMHLSGTINGLTCIWHYSGSDETYICNPVTREYTLLPEHKIIRKPLPAVSYGFGFIAARNQYKVVRFYQGGYPLNQDLYKSDCEVYTLGTGMWRSLGQVPVGLGGCQNGVFLNGNLHWLAHDQHHITSDLVCTFDLEREFSELAASAPLVDENMNSAFRSLGVLGGCLCLCDNTSECEFVIWVRQDYGMKECWTKEIVIENDFETQLYKTVHVLTVLTGGSILMVVHNGHMFTYHRESKTLQRLDISWTKDFSICNVMVYVPSFIRLKSFMSERVLIF